The following DNA comes from Fundulus heteroclitus isolate FHET01 chromosome 1, MU-UCD_Fhet_4.1, whole genome shotgun sequence.
AACACTCATCTGTTTATATACGCAGTGATGTCTTAGGGTGAAGCGATACTTTGACGGCCAAAGCTGAGGGTgtctaaatataataaaaaattgtaTTCCCTGTTGTTGccaattgttttttaattactattttaaccttttaacgCCTGATACAGGCAAATGTGAGGAaacttcacatttaaaaaaaagaaaatctttttaattaaataaaatttcaggTTTTCAAACTTTCTTTGTATTGTAATTGATACgtcagaccaaaaaaaatacattttcctcatgttctctgcatttttatacaaggtgtgtaaatatatatatatatatatatatatatatatatatatatatatatatatatatatatataaatatgtatttgtatCAGACTTTGTTTTAGACGTAGAGTTCTCAGAAATGATAGATTTGTGGTTATAGAgttaaatacacaaaacaaaacctaaTTTAAATTTCTGGTTATCCATTTTTGGtcacaacaaaataattaaattaagtaataatTTGAATTTTAGTAGcagtttgtttttccattaCTAGTTTCTGGAAAACCTTTGACAACCAAAACATGCATGAACTGCAAACAAAGATTTGATGTATTTAAAGCTACAGTTTAAATGAAAAGTGACAGAAACACATACAAAGAATGTAAAATATaaccaaattttattttaaaaagcaaagttggtagcacctttttttttcttttctttctttaaagagTTTTTGGTCGGATCAGGTATAAAAACGtttcttttattcctttttttttttgcaacacacAAGAGAATTGAGACTTCTTCAAATACTTTTGGTCATCACAACATACATTTCCATATTCGACTCATATCGACATGCAGGCGATAATAATCGCATCAGACAAactttgtgaagaaaaaaaaaaaaaactaccaaagaaaactcataaaacatgtcatgatGAATTacaactgaattaaaaaaatgatttaatggCAAGATTTCACGCTTGTTTGTAAATTATATTTACTGCAAGCGAACAGGTTTGCGATCGTTCCATCGGCAGAAAAAGGTGTGATAGAGGCACAGATAGACGGTTAAAACAAGGCCAGCCTCAGTAAAGGCAAAACGGATCACAATAGAAAATGCTGAGCAATAACAAGTCCTGGACAATTACAACTTTCTTCTGgccaataaatacataaaaaaaaaaaacactcggCTATTTCAAAATCTCAAATTTGACAGCTTCAAGTGTTGTACCAGCGCCGCTGCACCCCCGCCGGGCTCCTGGCGGCGTCTCCTCACGCGCAGCATGACCCCTCAGGAGTGAGCCGGCCCCCCAATCTCTGTTCAGGCTTCTCTCTCCGTCCCCCGCTCCCAAAGGCACAGTTCATACGTTCAAGCACTGTCCATATAAAACAAGTGCAACTTGTTTGGAgaggaaggggggaaaaaaaaaaaaaaaaaaaaaaaagaaataaaaatccccGCAGTCTGAAAACTCTTTAGATTTATATCATCCTATGTGCCAGCTTATCCAGTGTAACGGTCTGCAGCGGACCGGCGAAGATCTTGCCCCCCTGTTCACCCAACCCGTTACCAACAACATCTCAACATTATTTATATTgcatgtcttttaaaaaaacaaaaaaaggaaaaaaaagggtgtttTACAGCACAAATGAGTAATATCCACTTTGTTTTGATGTAAATACGCATACAGCATTTGCAGTGGCATGAAAAAGTTTTCACCCCCTTTTACAGATTCCTCGAGCTTTTGCTTTTTCTGTCACTTTGAATGTTTCAGGTCTTCATGCCAATGGAAcgcttttattttaacatttttcctaAAGTCTTCGGGTTCATCCAGGATGCTTTAGGGGGAATTTGATGCTGTGGGCTCCGTTTATACCGCAGGCCTGAAACAATTGTCCCACCTCGCTTCGTTTTTGTCTGTCCACCAAATATCTGTGCAAATGTCTCAGGAATCAGCAGAGAGTCTACCATAGAGACCTTTCCTGCCCAGAGCTTTTCTTATTGCTGAACcgtgaacactttttttttaaatctgtaaatTACGCTTTACAGATTTTTCTCTTCCATTCTCGCGCACATTGACCAATCAAAATGTTGCCAACGTCCACGCAGGCCAATAGAAACGCGTCTTTGCGCTTCACTCCGGAGGAAAGCCCAGTGAAGGTGATCTGAtctgtaaaaaaatgtaatttgaaaAGAAAGCAATTCCTAAAAAACTcaatctgaaaaagagaaatttgaaaaaatttaaatctctaaaaaaaaaaaaaatttgattttttttttttgggaaaaaatgaaatatttttttaaatttccaatTACAAAACGTGTTCTTTGCTTGCAGCAATAATGGGACAAAATTCACTCATAACTTAATATATAACTGTGTCTCTCTGAAGTCCCAAAAGCCTTAATAAAACTCTTTGCGATCCTTTCCTGTTCAGATCAGAGCCGTGTTGCTCCTGACCGTGTTGTCTTACTGGTACTATTTACATTTCTAGATTGTAAAAGTTAGGAAAGATTTAGGTTGAAATTTAACCCCAAAAATGTGGTAAATCACAGATAACTCATAATTTAACAAGGGAATATTGCTTCTTAGCACAAGATTGgtttgaaaagctttttctccCTTAAGAACtaaaatcacaatttaaaaactgtttttttgtatttcctcaggttgtttttcttctgattttgaattttgtttgaagatctgaaacatttagcgggactaaaaaaataaataaaaaaaagcaaagcagaagAAATCCTGTAAAGGGGGCTGGACTTTTTCACAGAACTGTTCATCTGTCGACCGCGAGAGGTACACCATGTGATCACCGAGCTGGGTTGCATAGAGAAACATTGttcagcatttaaaaatagatttccttattttaaaaagaaaaaggaaaaaaaagaggaatctataaatgtataaaaatctggtggaataaaaaaaacaaaaaaaaaaagtgtttttctcaCTCTTGTTCCTTGAAAGGCACAATAAAGCAAACCATGTCCAAAAGTCAAGTGAGGGCAGGCAGACGTCTGCTTTGGCAAATGATTCACTTTCATATTTAGACCAGCTGGAGTGATTGTGACGCGATGGCTTTGGTTCACCccccagtctctctctctctcttgtagtgctttttaaaaaagtaaaaagtggtAGTCAACGTTGCCAGGTCTGGGCTGGCTCCCCAACCGACCGCCCCGCCAACACAAAACGCTAAAAGgcggcgttttttttttttttctctgggtaCGCGTAGATCTGCTGTGtttgcaggaggaggaggaggaagaggaggaggaagaggaggagctaCTGCTCCCGCAGCTGGTCCAGCCGGGCGTAAACGTTCTCCGCCTTGCTCAGCTCCTCGAAGACGGGCAGCAGGTTGAGCAGCTCGGTGTCGTCCGCGTCGTCGAACCACGACACCACGGGAATCTGACGGACGAAAAGAAACGAAACGTGTCGTGACTGAGAAACAGGTAAGAAAGCCCCGAATACAAGCGATGAGGTCATATTTACCATGATGCAATTAAATTATAACCAATATCATGGATTAAATATCATCGTGTTATTATTCTTAAAGAGAAATGCAACGTCTATTTCTGCGGCTgctaaaacataaatattattaGCTACTGTGAtggcattttataaaaaaacatttaatggatttttttatacCTTTTGTTGTGCTTCTATGCGTTAATTTAGTTTTCCTGCTACTCCAGGTAAGAAAGCCCCGAATGCAGGCGATGAGGTCATATTTACCATGATGCAATTAAATTATAACCAATATCATGGACTGAATATCATCATGTTATTATTCATCcatggttcacacggcaggattttcaGCCATCGCTGTGACTGTTAGGATAATCTTGAGAGATATTCCTGCTAAGTGTGGCGAGTTAAAAGCGGTCGGGTCCGCCTGGTAGAACGTCAGGACCTAAAATCGGGGATAATGAACCTGTTGGATTGTCTTCCGCTGATCTATCCTAGCGTGTTTGGTGTCTCCTGAGGATAACGAACGTGAGTAAGtgagtaagtaagtaaaatcttattGAAAAgagtgcattttttcttgatttgagcaggtaaataagattatttgccaatggaataagattcttgcacctaaaataggaacaattcatctccatcatcatttttcaagtgcagagtatctaattatcttattttaggagtagaACCACTAaccccattggcaaatagtcttatttacctgctcaaatcaatgaaaaatagactaatttctaggaaattttgcttacttttagttccctttttgcaatgcAGTAACAACCTGCACACCTAAGAGCGTTGTCACTGCAGCGTCGTCAGCTTTAAAATCATCTGACTACCAGCAGCGGTTTTCTTGGTGCCTCATTaaagagtcaaagtcaaaatagccacaaaaaaatacaagtttctttctttctttgccaAAAAAAGGACATTAGTGTGATACTTCGGGCTCTGAGACATTTATTCAGCAATGAATTAAAAGTTATTTCTTCAGATCGGCCTTTTTAATATGCGGAAGATATGATTAATAAAATGGTTTCTgtaatttgtctttttcttaacggactcacacactgcaaaaagggaactaaacatAAGTAaattgaaatgagtgtatttgtccttgatttgagcaagcaaataagataatctgccaatggaataagattttcacaattaaaataggaacaactcatctccatcaccttatttcaagtgcaggatgtctaattatcttattttaggggtaaaaatactcattctattggcagataatcttatttaccagctcaaatcaaggaaaaaacactcattttaaagaaaagtttacttacttttaattcactttttgcagtgcaggtatTTCCTGAATTGGGGCTGCAGGAGATCAGAAAATCTTGTAAAATCAGTTCATTATTTTTTGCTTATCCTCTTCCTTCTTACCGGCGCTGCCATCACTCTGCtgccttttaacatttttaacattttgcccgCTGTGAGGATCCGTCCACCTGGCTAAACATCACATCAGCGCCTAAAACGCAACTTCCCAACACTTTGGAATATATCACACTgcagaaagggaactaaaaataggcaaaaatttcttgaaattatttttccttgatttgagcaggtagataagactatttgccaatggaatgagatttttgcacttaaaatagaaacaatttatctctaaaataagataattagacatcctacacttgaaataagacgatggagatgaattgttcctatttaagtgcaaaaatctcattccattggcaaatagtcttatctacctgctcaaatcaagggaaattacaatgatttcaagaaaaaaaatcacttacttttagttctgtttttgcagtgcagtcgaCAATCGGTCTCCAACGCCGACGTTGCAGCGACATCATACTTGCAATATGTTTGCTATGAGCCACCATGTGACACTTTCCTCATTttatactagggctgggcgataaatcgatttaatcgattaattcgaatttacaattctttaagatttcatttttggaaaatcaggattttattttgccaatacactcattgggtttccatgaagagaacagcatgtgatgctgaatatatgtttaggcaaatgtgttgtcaaaatattgttaagtggaaactttttttttaccataatacgaggtatttacttatttacttttttttttaacttagtttgaagttcacaagtgcagtgaagcctgttcttagctcaatgtgtaataccactagcagcaaatgttttgttatattttcattgtttataatggcacggctgcatgtttcacagcttgtttttagttgcactttgaattcaggtcaactccctgacgaaatacttgacataaaagcaaggttttaaaataatttctttaatttctttttatgaaacaaaaaggaggaaaaaaaatcgattaatcggatttggtatgataaaatctgagatttattttttaatccatatcgcccagccctattttaTACGTGCTTTTATTAATACACTTGCctgatttgtgtattttgtttcttaaaGGAATGAGTGTGGAGGTGCGGGGAGGTCCACTCACGGCGTTATTGGGGTGGAAGATGTACGAGGCGGGGGAGTTGTCCAGGATGAGCGTCCTGCTGAGGTCCCGGCCCAGGCGGCTCAGGTCCTTCACGTAGCAGCCCTGGTGGAAGACGCAGGACTCCCGGAAGAGCCGGGTCCGGAACACGCCGCCCTGATCCAGCAGGTCCGTCACGGGGTCTGCATACTGGGGAGCAGGGAAGGTGCGAGGGACACGCTAGTGAGGAACGTTCTACGCATGGTTAGAGCTGCTCGTTCAGGGCGTCTAATAAGGCGACTAGCGGCTCGTTAGGCGGCTCTAAAAAGAGGAACTACAAGACGagagaaagcagaacaacatcTGACAGATCAGGAGCTAAACGGCCCACTTTGACCTGCTGACACcacttaaaggagaagtccggtcaaaatcagagttcaaactgctgaaagcactttaaatataaaattattacatactgttcaataaatgatacgtttttttaattaagagtaatttccATTTGAATGTGCTTTAGTGGAGGCAGCCATCTTGATcagctgtagagcaagtcccaatgctctatctgtccccttgtaaataaatacccgttttcatgctgaaatattgtttttaacctcttaaacaaaaatagacacggcattaagcatttaaattaatactaattttacattttagagacataaaaagacaacaaataagcattaaagtacggtttatgggttgggttctgcaatgttatgagTATAAAGCTCAtcttagaaccaatctctgctccaaatggtgatctgcaccaagtaatctacttccagcatttatcatcagttattataaccgtaaactgcagaaaatacggtcaGATTGGCtttttctgagtttactctgctcctgttAGAATGAGCcgcagtgcgttatgaggcggagggatatttcagcatcacttagtttagaccccaatagacataaaaaaaactgcaacccacaactcatgacatttacaagcgacttcagaaaaaaaataaaaccaaattcgcataaaataagtgggcttggCAACAGTCAGCATTCTTTCTAATtgtgtcgtatccctccgccgctctggCCGGTAAACAAATTTTccggcaaaaaagaaaaaacgacTGAAAAGTCTCgttctcatgtcatcttgaagacattcttcttcgaaatgttggctacagacgacgttttctctctggccagaagttcgatGGCAAATTGGTATTCCAACAAAACAGCCTAtggtggatcatgaatcggaaaggtgaaaaaactaatgtttttttttttttcacttttacccgacATTacaacatccaactgccatgcatgtgagcattgttgctttaactaTAGTTCTCGTGAATTTCAATGGttaagtcctctggaaatccgaaataatagttgttgtagagcgcagtgccttaccgcgacattacgtcacaggatgtgacaggatgcccaaatatgggcaataatggccgcccccagaCACAGCGAttgagacgacaatttatgcttttattttcttattgattaacgctaaattcattaaatcaccacgaacgtattagttttaggtataagTAATggtctgatttttccttgttgaccggacttctcctttaaaaacgtaataataataaaaaaaaaagaaattaataagaCAGATAAAAGATGAGAGTTCTGTTTTGGTACCTTAGCAAGACTGGCTGTAAACAGCACACACTCAAACATTTCCCCCATCCTGCGCAGGAACTCGTCCACGTACGGCCTCTTCAGAACGTACACCTGGAGAGGCACACAGGCTGTAAGCAGAGACCATTAAcaccccccccgcccccccccctacacacacaaaacaaataaaaacccaacatGTTTACACGTCAGCTGCTCATGACCGCTTCCTGAAACAAGTAATCAAGAATAGGCCGTGCCAGCGTGAACCAGCCTATCCTGGATTACTTGAACCAGGCGGAGGCCCACCAGGGATTCCTCGTCAAGTCCAGAGGAGTCACATTTCTCACTTGATTCCATCTCCACATGTTtacagggagggggggggggggggggggggggggcatatttATGGAAACCAATCTCCTCTCGCCTCCACTTTCAGTTCAACATCCGGCCAGCAGGGGGATCCGTGCGCACGTCTTTGTGTGAAAACCCCAGAGACGGACTCCCTGTTCAGAGAGACGCCGCCCGCCTCTCCAACATGGCCGCCTACCTGGTGTGTGGTCCCCTCTATCTCCACCGGCACGATGAAGTCTGCGTTGCTAATGGGCTGAAGggagaacacagagagagagagagaagagagagggggggttGGCACACCGTGTGCATTCACATGGCATTACATAACAAGCAGCGAGACGCACAGGCCTCGGCGCCGTTGTAAATCAGGGCAACAGCGCTGCACCCCCAACACGcgtggagctttttttttagtgcagAAGCGTAAGAATCACGgcagaaaaggtttttttttaaagctgaaggGTCGTCTGTACCT
Coding sequences within:
- the ctdsp2 gene encoding carboxy-terminal domain RNA polymerase II polypeptide A small phosphatase 2, which produces MESSVITQVQKEDVQVSPKAGQVSRSALKQPRSCNIFKALFCCLKVQDGQKSPPPPLPPPSQHALLESQENGTLVKLSDVSLLPEVTAQDQGKICVVIDLDETLVHSSFKPISNADFIVPVEIEGTTHQVYVLKRPYVDEFLRRMGEMFECVLFTASLAKYADPVTDLLDQGGVFRTRLFRESCVFHQGCYVKDLSRLGRDLSRTLILDNSPASYIFHPNNAIPVVSWFDDADDTELLNLLPVFEELSKAENVYARLDQLREQ